The window ATTTCATTTTTCGTCCCACTTTCACAAAATCGTTTCTTTTATCCTACTATTTTATCATACTTAATTAAAGAGTTTACCTTCTAAAAACAAGAGCAAATTAAATTAATTTATTCACAAACGAACAAGCGCCATTTTGTGAATTTGTTATCTATCTACATAATAAAAGAGGGGTGACGATAATTGTCACCCTCTTTTCTTAAATGATAAAATTATTTTGCCATGACAATATTGTCTACTTCGATTTTAGCAGTGTCGCCTTTTTCAGCAGCATTTACTAATTGTTGTGCGTATGTTTGGAAGTTATGGCTTGAGTGAGTAGCACCTGTTACGACTTCAACATCACCAACTGATTCAGCTTTAACTAATGATTCGTTTAATTCAGGAATGAATGTCGCTGGACCTACACCTGATTTTTCTTCCATCATTTTGTTGTAGTCAGCATCATCTTTTTTAGATTTACCATCTGCATTAACATAGTCAAAGTTTGAAGCTGAGATTTTTCCGTCTTTAACGTCGATTGAGAAGACTACACGGTAGCCATTTGATTCGTTTTTCTCTTCTAAGTTATAAGTACCGTCTACTAAGTCAGCACCATTGTTGATTTCGATTGTTTCAGTATTACCAGCTTGAGCTGCTTGGATTAATTGTTGTGCGTAGTTTACAAAACTATGGCTTGAATGTGTAGCACCTGTTACAGCTTCAACATCAGCACTTTGAGCGGCAACGAATGCGTCATTTAATGCTGGAATGAATTCTGCTGGACTCACGCCTGCTTTATCTTTCATGTTAGTATTGTAATCTTTATCGTCTTTTTTAGAGTTGCCATCAGCATCTACGTAGTCAAAGTTTGAAGCAGTGATTTTACCATCTTTAACATCGATTGAGAAAACTGCACGGTAACCGTTTGATTCATTTTTCTCTTCTAATTTATATGTACCATCTTGTAAGTCAGCGCCTGCTACTTTTTCTGCAGCAGTTTCTTCAGTTGCAGCTGATGATGAAGTTTGTTCAGTTGTTGCTGAACTTTCTTTAGTTGTTTCTTTTTCTTGATCACTTGAGCAACCTGCTAATAATAATGTTGCCATTGCTGCAACTGCCATACCAGATAATAATTTAGTTTTTTTCATTTTAATGTCCACCTTTTAATTTTTTAATTACGTTAAACGTTTGTGAAAAATCCTACATACTCATCATACAACATCTTTCAAACGCTTGCAATAACTAATTTGTTTTTTTTGTGAAAAAAATAACCTTCTCCTATGAAAATCCTCGTATT is drawn from Vagococcus xieshaowenii and contains these coding sequences:
- the pplA gene encoding extracellular electron transfer flavoprotein PplA, yielding MKKTKLLSGMAVAAMATLLLAGCSSDQEKETTKESSATTEQTSSSAATEETAAEKVAGADLQDGTYKLEEKNESNGYRAVFSIDVKDGKITASNFDYVDADGNSKKDDKDYNTNMKDKAGVSPAEFIPALNDAFVAAQSADVEAVTGATHSSHSFVNYAQQLIQAAQAGNTETIEINNGADLVDGTYNLEEKNESNGYRVVFSIDVKDGKISASNFDYVNADGKSKKDDADYNKMMEEKSGVGPATFIPELNESLVKAESVGDVEVVTGATHSSHNFQTYAQQLVNAAEKGDTAKIEVDNIVMAK